A DNA window from Candidatus Protochlamydia naegleriophila contains the following coding sequences:
- a CDS encoding F-box protein, whose protein sequence is MNFNYTVNSNFNNCNNTDLEMKEANQHKVCMPSEIWNHIFNYVDDYSLSNVTRVCWNWYSICHTPFFDGWAFLYRTLWKEGVPPNDTPPFTHFTFRYRAVGFTNITDSIYNRISISDSLLSIRQSEHFLHFIVNCLNPTLDQSTEQLNDLSSHQHVTQWINNVNSLFENGRALEAHYLIQEIVHIQCDKNQLNKLQQIRSQILKRCLVEHISSSERERTYSIFQSLFSSFAPLSDFVKGLSEPWPILYGAAQYDFSFLMNGFLFCQHPDIYDEGPLLLQTAAETKSFATLDALLSHQPLAANLDGSTPGDEFPLHALCSIDEQMMDEREQVQWMRFMNILLERGYSLMQRNQENDTPYSIAAKNFNPSMLQYLFNKTDISQANGLNLQSILAGYIESLDVHSNEFDESDYVRCRFTLEVLLAICPSLKDHIQLNSLLFWHLPLFESLVKYTQSQEQAYIGRLIKTLLNLPKLHVNHLIVNYQDEEELINNTLEDSLNAIFQSIFSFIPYINRNVVDKRGRTIIHLLIGTLRNVEELLEDADDPIKKKQIFQCCFNHYCALISQLANENNCRTRNVKGKTAYQMAENYGYTALLPLLNPERIH, encoded by the coding sequence GAATTTTAATTACACAGTCAATTCAAATTTTAACAACTGTAATAATACAGATTTAGAAATGAAAGAGGCCAATCAACACAAGGTCTGCATGCCCAGTGAAATCTGGAATCATATTTTTAATTATGTCGATGATTATTCTCTCAGCAATGTGACAAGAGTGTGTTGGAATTGGTATAGTATTTGCCATACTCCTTTTTTTGATGGGTGGGCATTCCTCTACCGCACGTTATGGAAAGAGGGGGTTCCACCAAATGATACTCCCCCCTTTACTCATTTCACCTTTCGCTACCGCGCTGTTGGATTTACAAACATTACAGACAGTATTTATAACCGGATTTCCATTTCTGATAGCCTTTTGAGTATTAGACAATCCGAGCACTTTTTGCACTTTATCGTCAACTGCCTGAATCCCACTTTAGATCAATCAACCGAACAGCTCAATGACCTATCAAGCCACCAACATGTTACTCAATGGATAAACAATGTAAATAGCTTGTTTGAGAATGGGAGGGCTCTAGAAGCCCATTATTTGATTCAAGAAATCGTTCACATTCAATGTGATAAGAATCAATTAAACAAGTTGCAACAGATTAGAAGCCAAATACTCAAACGCTGCTTGGTTGAACACATCTCAAGTTCAGAGCGCGAACGCACCTACAGTATATTTCAAAGTCTTTTTTCTTCATTTGCCCCTTTATCTGACTTCGTGAAAGGATTGTCCGAGCCATGGCCTATCCTTTATGGTGCGGCTCAGTACGATTTTAGCTTCTTAATGAATGGATTTTTATTTTGCCAACATCCGGATATCTACGATGAAGGTCCGCTACTCTTACAAACCGCCGCCGAGACAAAAAGCTTTGCCACTTTAGATGCCCTGCTATCTCATCAACCTCTTGCAGCAAACCTGGATGGCTCGACTCCTGGAGATGAATTTCCTTTGCATGCTCTATGCTCAATTGACGAGCAAATGATGGATGAAAGAGAACAAGTCCAGTGGATGAGATTTATGAATATTCTATTGGAGCGCGGCTATTCACTCATGCAGAGAAATCAGGAAAACGACACGCCTTATTCCATAGCCGCTAAAAACTTTAATCCCTCCATGCTTCAATATCTCTTTAATAAAACAGATATCAGCCAAGCGAACGGACTCAATTTACAGAGCATTTTGGCAGGCTATATTGAATCGCTAGATGTGCACAGCAATGAATTTGATGAAAGCGATTACGTACGATGCAGATTCACTTTGGAAGTCTTACTAGCCATATGCCCCTCTCTAAAAGACCATATTCAATTAAACTCGCTGCTCTTTTGGCACCTTCCCCTTTTTGAATCGTTAGTCAAGTACACGCAATCTCAGGAACAAGCCTACATCGGCCGTTTAATCAAAACCTTGCTGAATTTACCCAAATTGCACGTCAATCACCTTATCGTGAATTATCAAGATGAAGAAGAGTTAATCAATAATACTCTAGAAGATAGCTTGAATGCGATTTTCCAAAGCATATTCTCCTTTATTCCCTACATCAACCGCAACGTAGTTGATAAACGAGGCCGGACCATCATCCATCTTCTCATCGGTACCCTACGAAATGTCGAAGAGTTATTAGAGGATGCCGACGATCCCATCAAAAAAAAACAGATCTTTCAATGCTGCTTCAATCATTATTGCGCATTAATCAGCCAATTGGCTAATGAGAACAATTGTCGAACGCGCAATGTGAAAGGAAAAACAGCTTATCAAATGGCCGAGAACTATGGATACACAGCACTCCTGCCCTTATTAAATCCCGAAAGAATACACTGA
- the gatC gene encoding Asp-tRNA(Asn)/Glu-tRNA(Gln) amidotransferase subunit GatC yields MAELDKETITKLTHLCRIDCTEEEQEALLKDLKNILKYIEQLQQIDTENVLPCNHVLDDITNVMRDDVIGAVLNRDEDFLPNAPSHIGGLIRTPPVIKQS; encoded by the coding sequence ATGGCTGAATTAGACAAGGAAACTATTACAAAGTTAACGCATCTATGTCGTATTGATTGTACGGAAGAAGAACAAGAGGCGTTATTAAAAGACTTAAAGAACATTTTAAAATATATTGAGCAGCTTCAGCAGATAGACACAGAAAACGTGCTTCCCTGCAATCATGTATTAGATGATATAACTAACGTTATGCGTGATGACGTCATCGGCGCGGTTTTGAACCGCGATGAAGATTTCTTACCCAATGCCCCCTCCCATATTGGAGGACTGATTCGTACACCACCAGTCATCAAGCAATCTTAA
- the gatA gene encoding Asp-tRNA(Asn)/Glu-tRNA(Gln) amidotransferase subunit GatA, giving the protein MYKFSAIGIRDQFIRGYVTAVSITQYYLDRIAKYDSKIGSFLTIYGDKALERAQELDKKRQAGQPLGKLAGIPIGIKDNILVKGEITTCGSKFLTNFRAPYQASVIEQLLAEGAVIIGKTNMDEFAMGSSTENSALQKTSNPWNLNCTPGGSSGGSAAAVAGRLCPLSLGSDTGGSVRLPAAFCGVVGFKPTYGRVSRFGLVAYGSSLDQIGPLATNTVDTALLMEVIGRHCPKDSTSIALGPEEYLSQFKDSIAGMKIGVPWQFLDSLAEEPKKVFQESINLMKQLGAEIVDIDLSILKYSIAVYYILATAEASTNLARFDGIRYGQRSPRAKTLEEVYDFSKEEGFGPEVKRRIMLGTFVLSSGYQDAYYKKAQKVRTLILRSYREAFAACDLIASPVSPFAAFEIGAIKDPLQMYLEDIYTIGINLAGLPAISIPNGFSKDGKPMGLQLIGPQKQDRRVLNAAYVLEKYLPFQDAIPELVKEEISA; this is encoded by the coding sequence ATGTATAAGTTTTCAGCAATTGGTATTCGCGATCAATTTATTCGAGGATACGTCACTGCCGTTTCAATTACCCAATACTATTTAGATCGCATAGCCAAATATGACTCTAAAATCGGATCTTTTCTTACGATTTATGGAGACAAGGCTTTAGAGCGCGCCCAGGAATTAGATAAAAAAAGACAAGCTGGCCAGCCTCTCGGCAAATTGGCCGGTATTCCAATTGGTATCAAAGACAATATTTTGGTTAAAGGGGAAATCACCACTTGCGGATCAAAATTTTTGACAAACTTCCGCGCTCCTTATCAAGCCAGCGTCATTGAACAACTACTTGCAGAAGGAGCTGTCATTATTGGTAAAACCAATATGGATGAGTTTGCAATGGGTTCTTCGACAGAGAATTCGGCTCTGCAGAAGACAAGCAACCCCTGGAATTTAAATTGCACCCCTGGCGGATCTTCAGGTGGCTCAGCTGCTGCAGTTGCTGGACGTTTATGCCCACTCTCGCTTGGAAGCGATACAGGCGGTTCAGTCCGTCTTCCAGCGGCTTTTTGCGGCGTAGTTGGCTTTAAGCCTACCTACGGAAGAGTATCCCGCTTTGGCCTCGTAGCCTATGGCTCGTCCTTGGATCAAATCGGCCCCTTGGCAACCAATACGGTCGATACAGCTTTGCTGATGGAGGTCATTGGACGCCACTGTCCAAAAGATTCGACTAGCATTGCACTTGGCCCAGAAGAGTATCTTAGCCAATTCAAAGACTCTATTGCCGGCATGAAAATAGGAGTGCCCTGGCAATTTTTAGATAGTTTAGCGGAAGAGCCGAAAAAAGTCTTTCAAGAATCGATTAATTTAATGAAGCAGCTTGGCGCCGAAATTGTCGACATTGATTTAAGTATTCTCAAATACTCCATTGCTGTTTATTACATTCTGGCAACGGCTGAAGCCTCTACTAATTTAGCGCGCTTTGACGGTATTCGCTATGGCCAGCGCTCTCCTCGCGCTAAAACACTGGAAGAGGTGTATGACTTCTCTAAAGAAGAGGGGTTTGGACCGGAAGTAAAAAGACGCATTATGCTAGGAACCTTTGTACTCTCATCTGGCTATCAAGACGCTTATTACAAAAAAGCTCAAAAAGTGCGCACTCTGATACTAAGAAGTTATAGAGAAGCATTTGCAGCATGCGATTTAATCGCCTCTCCTGTTTCTCCTTTCGCAGCTTTTGAAATTGGAGCGATTAAAGATCCGCTTCAGATGTATTTAGAAGACATTTATACGATCGGGATCAACTTAGCTGGCTTACCAGCCATCAGTATCCCCAACGGCTTTAGCAAAGATGGCAAACCGATGGGACTGCAATTGATCGGCCCGCAAAAGCAAGATAGACGCGTTTTAAATGCAGCCTACGTATTAGAAAAGTACCTTCCTTTCCAGGATGCCATTCCAGAACTCGTCAAAGAGGAGATTTCCGCATGA
- the gatB gene encoding Asp-tRNA(Asn)/Glu-tRNA(Gln) amidotransferase subunit GatB — MTHKYHHPSHSDWEAVIGLEIHVELNTKSKLFSVAPNHFGDEPNTNITEVCTGMPGSLPVLNKEAVRKAVQFGCAIQAEVAKFSKFDRKSYFYPDSPRNFQITQYDQPIVKGGIVIAEVDGEEKSFAVNRVHLEDDAGMLKHFSTFAGVDYNRAGCPLIEIVSEPCIHTAREAASYAMAIKAILQYIDASDCNMEEGSLRIDTNISVRPKGEKELRNKIEIKNMNSFSFMEMAIKSEIARQIQAYQDNPNTPHHEVIAQATYRWDPEKQETVLMRRKESADDYRYFPEPDLVPIILTDDYIEEIRQSLPELPLQRERRYVQQLGLSPHQAFALTSEKALADYFEEALKECSNGRSLSNWLLVEFPGRLKESGKNVMTAGIKPSYMTALINLIEKGTITGRIAKSVADDMVAQPDRNPVDIVAANPDYQPLNDQGAIEGFVDQVLVENSQSIADYRAGRDKAFAFLVGQVMKLCRGKASPAVVNDLLKQKIDKLP; from the coding sequence ATGACCCACAAATACCACCATCCATCGCATTCGGACTGGGAAGCTGTCATCGGCTTAGAAATTCACGTTGAACTAAATACAAAATCTAAATTATTTAGTGTCGCTCCCAACCATTTTGGCGATGAACCCAATACCAATATCACAGAAGTATGCACAGGCATGCCTGGCTCACTGCCTGTCCTCAACAAGGAAGCTGTCCGCAAAGCTGTTCAATTTGGCTGCGCGATTCAAGCTGAAGTAGCCAAATTCAGCAAATTTGACCGCAAATCATACTTCTATCCCGATAGCCCGCGCAATTTTCAAATCACCCAATACGACCAACCCATCGTAAAAGGCGGAATAGTCATTGCAGAAGTAGATGGAGAGGAAAAATCCTTTGCAGTTAACCGCGTCCACCTCGAAGATGACGCCGGAATGCTTAAGCACTTTTCCACCTTCGCTGGAGTCGATTATAATCGAGCAGGCTGCCCATTGATTGAGATTGTATCAGAGCCTTGTATTCACACAGCCCGTGAAGCTGCCTCTTATGCCATGGCCATCAAAGCCATTCTTCAATATATCGACGCATCAGACTGCAACATGGAAGAAGGATCTCTGCGCATAGATACAAATATTTCAGTCCGTCCTAAAGGGGAAAAAGAGCTCAGAAATAAGATTGAAATTAAAAACATGAATTCTTTCAGCTTTATGGAAATGGCCATTAAGTCTGAAATTGCTCGCCAAATTCAAGCTTATCAAGACAACCCCAACACTCCCCATCATGAAGTCATCGCACAAGCAACCTATCGTTGGGATCCCGAAAAGCAGGAAACTGTTTTGATGCGGCGCAAAGAATCGGCCGATGACTATCGCTACTTTCCAGAGCCAGATCTTGTTCCCATTATTTTAACAGATGACTACATAGAAGAGATCAGACAAAGCTTGCCAGAGCTGCCACTACAGCGTGAGCGACGCTACGTCCAGCAATTGGGCCTATCTCCGCACCAAGCGTTTGCTTTGACAAGTGAGAAGGCTCTTGCCGACTACTTCGAAGAAGCTTTAAAAGAGTGTTCCAACGGCCGCAGCTTATCCAATTGGCTGCTCGTGGAATTCCCTGGAAGGCTTAAAGAAAGCGGCAAAAATGTGATGACTGCCGGAATTAAGCCCTCGTATATGACAGCCTTAATTAATTTGATTGAAAAAGGAACCATTACGGGCCGCATTGCGAAGAGCGTCGCCGATGATATGGTCGCACAACCAGATAGAAACCCTGTTGACATTGTTGCTGCAAATCCAGACTATCAGCCACTCAATGATCAAGGAGCCATCGAAGGATTCGTTGACCAAGTTCTCGTCGAAAATAGTCAGTCGATTGCCGATTATAGAGCCGGTCGGGACAAGGCTTTTGCGTTCTTAGTCGGACAAGTCATGAAGCTCTGCCGAGGTAAAGCCTCTCCTGCAGTAGTCAATGACCTACTTAAACAAAAAATCGACAAGCTGCCTTAA
- a CDS encoding SycD/LcrH family type III secretion system chaperone: MKDDLSEFKLTQRAKEKLKDKKLLKKELAEGKTAQEIMEFKDSTMAKFYGAAYRLFEHKRYDDAANAFLFLATLNPHNHDYWLGLGMATQMCQNYEAAIDAYELAALCDISSPVPYFYLAKCLFAIHDRESALQALDLAIETADEIEDYADLKRQAQEAKRILLKS, translated from the coding sequence ATGAAAGACGATTTAAGCGAATTCAAGTTAACGCAAAGGGCTAAGGAAAAATTAAAAGACAAGAAGCTATTAAAAAAGGAGTTGGCTGAGGGGAAGACAGCTCAAGAAATTATGGAATTTAAAGATTCCACGATGGCTAAATTTTATGGTGCGGCCTATCGTTTATTTGAGCATAAACGGTATGATGACGCTGCCAATGCTTTTCTATTTTTAGCTACTTTGAATCCTCATAACCATGATTATTGGCTGGGGCTTGGAATGGCAACTCAGATGTGCCAAAATTATGAAGCAGCCATTGACGCCTATGAGTTGGCAGCTCTTTGTGATATCTCGAGCCCTGTTCCCTATTTTTATTTAGCCAAGTGCCTGTTTGCCATTCACGACCGAGAAAGTGCATTGCAGGCCTTGGATTTGGCTATTGAAACGGCCGATGAAATAGAAGACTATGCTGATCTTAAAAGACAGGCTCAAGAAGCCAAGCGAATTTTATTGAAGAGTTAG
- the xerD gene encoding site-specific tyrosine recombinase XerD: MQSDLEDFFIYLASEKGLALNTLEAYRRDLSTFLSFLHGRAVEGWSKVDLQLVVDYLAQKKADEYASSSICRALIAIKVLFRFLKREGVIASNVTHLLETPKLWQLIPDVLTQEEIKRVLTQPDVLTVKGARDRAILEVLYASGLRVSELCQLKLQDVDDTFVRVQGKGGKERVVPIGQKAILAIDRYLHFRSVSEHSRHESLFVTQRQKPLDRIAVWKLVKFYAKQAGVTKPISPHTFRHSFATHLLDNGADLRVIQDMLGHANINSTDRYTHVSQTRLQEAFHIFHPRQSPQFN; encoded by the coding sequence ATGCAAAGCGACTTGGAAGACTTCTTTATTTACCTGGCTTCGGAAAAGGGGTTGGCTCTTAACACTTTAGAGGCTTATCGACGCGATTTGTCAACTTTCTTATCTTTTTTACATGGCCGGGCAGTAGAGGGCTGGTCGAAAGTTGATCTGCAACTAGTTGTCGACTATTTAGCGCAAAAAAAGGCTGATGAGTATGCTTCTTCTTCGATTTGCCGTGCTTTGATTGCTATCAAGGTACTGTTTCGCTTTTTGAAGCGTGAGGGAGTCATTGCTTCCAACGTTACGCATTTGCTTGAGACGCCTAAATTGTGGCAGCTTATACCAGATGTTTTAACACAAGAAGAAATTAAGCGTGTGTTGACGCAGCCTGATGTATTAACTGTGAAGGGTGCGCGCGATAGAGCTATTCTAGAGGTACTCTATGCAAGCGGATTGCGCGTTTCAGAGTTGTGCCAGCTTAAGTTGCAGGATGTTGACGACACGTTCGTGCGCGTTCAAGGTAAAGGTGGGAAAGAGAGGGTTGTACCGATCGGTCAAAAGGCCATTCTTGCCATCGACCGCTATCTCCACTTTCGTAGCGTTTCGGAGCACTCACGCCACGAGTCTCTTTTTGTTACGCAGAGGCAGAAGCCGCTTGATCGTATAGCCGTTTGGAAATTAGTCAAGTTCTATGCAAAACAGGCAGGGGTGACTAAACCTATCTCTCCCCATACCTTTCGCCATTCTTTTGCGACACACCTATTGGATAATGGTGCAGATTTACGCGTCATCCAAGACATGCTCGGCCACGCGAATATCAATAGCACGGATCGCTATACTCATGTGAGCCAGACGCGCTTACAGGAGGCTTTTCATATTTTCCACCCCAGACAATCTCCTCAATTTAATTGA
- a CDS encoding glucose-6-phosphate isomerase, whose protein sequence is MTATHLPQVAKSVPAFSNYPAVKKLRQLAQQPIDLTKQLTPERIKDYCAEACGFKLLYGTERVTDDVLNALHELAKEAQALDKMRRMQDGEVMNFIKGHSSENRPALHTATRDFFDHPRTALKAKEAAQLARHELDKLESFLAKIEVEGQFTDLVTIAIGGSDLGPRAHYYALEHFLKPNRHIHFISNVDPDDVVGVFKKVKSLEKTLVVVVSKSGTTLETATNEELVREKFKKAGLDPKKHFIAITMPGTPMDNRSQYLETFYMWDWIGGRYSTTSMCGALMLSFAFGFDVFWEFLKGAHAMDQDALQSDLKKNLPLLAALLGIWNRNFLNYPTIALIPYSQALIRYTAHIQQADMESNGKQIDQQGHLVDFQTGPIIWGEPGTNAQHSFFQLIHQGTSTIPMSMIAFKNNLYGEDLQFEGTTSQEKLLSNLFAQSLALATGQDSDNPNKVFLGNRPTNILLGEKLTPYALGALLSFFENKVAFQGFIWGINSFDQEGVQLGKVLANKLITAFAAKRQQRKELSSFPLGEAYLQHLDHFH, encoded by the coding sequence ATGACCGCCACGCATCTACCTCAGGTTGCCAAATCTGTTCCCGCCTTTTCAAATTATCCAGCAGTCAAAAAGCTTAGGCAGCTTGCGCAACAGCCCATTGATTTAACCAAGCAGTTAACTCCAGAGAGGATTAAAGATTATTGTGCAGAGGCATGTGGATTTAAGCTGCTTTATGGAACAGAACGAGTGACAGATGATGTATTAAATGCATTACACGAGCTTGCAAAAGAAGCGCAGGCATTGGATAAAATGAGGCGCATGCAAGACGGCGAAGTGATGAATTTTATTAAAGGACATTCAAGTGAAAATCGTCCGGCTTTACATACGGCTACGCGAGACTTCTTTGATCATCCACGCACGGCTCTCAAGGCCAAAGAAGCGGCGCAGTTGGCTCGCCATGAACTTGATAAGCTAGAGTCTTTTTTGGCTAAAATAGAGGTTGAGGGCCAGTTCACCGATCTTGTCACAATTGCTATTGGAGGGTCGGATTTGGGGCCTCGAGCCCATTATTATGCTTTGGAGCACTTTTTAAAACCAAATCGCCATATTCACTTTATTTCCAATGTCGATCCAGATGATGTGGTCGGTGTATTTAAAAAGGTAAAGAGTCTTGAAAAAACGTTGGTTGTTGTTGTGTCAAAGTCGGGCACGACATTAGAAACTGCAACAAATGAAGAATTAGTTCGAGAGAAATTTAAAAAGGCAGGCCTCGATCCCAAAAAGCATTTCATCGCCATTACAATGCCAGGGACACCGATGGATAATCGCAGTCAATACCTCGAAACTTTTTACATGTGGGATTGGATCGGAGGGCGCTACTCAACGACATCGATGTGTGGAGCGTTAATGCTGTCATTTGCTTTTGGATTCGACGTATTTTGGGAATTTCTGAAAGGTGCCCATGCCATGGATCAAGATGCACTGCAAAGTGATTTAAAGAAGAATCTTCCTCTTTTAGCTGCTCTGTTAGGGATTTGGAATCGCAATTTTTTAAATTATCCGACGATTGCATTGATTCCCTACTCGCAAGCATTGATTCGCTACACGGCACATATTCAGCAAGCAGATATGGAATCTAATGGTAAGCAGATTGATCAGCAAGGGCATCTTGTCGACTTTCAAACGGGCCCCATTATTTGGGGAGAGCCTGGCACGAATGCTCAGCATTCATTTTTCCAACTAATTCATCAAGGCACGTCAACGATTCCAATGAGTATGATTGCCTTTAAGAATAATTTGTATGGTGAAGATTTGCAATTTGAAGGCACAACCTCTCAAGAAAAGTTGTTGTCCAATTTGTTTGCACAAAGCTTGGCGTTGGCGACAGGGCAGGATTCTGATAACCCCAATAAGGTCTTTTTAGGTAATCGCCCGACCAATATCCTACTTGGTGAAAAGTTAACTCCTTATGCCTTAGGAGCTCTTCTTTCTTTCTTTGAGAATAAGGTGGCTTTCCAAGGGTTTATTTGGGGCATTAATTCTTTTGATCAAGAAGGGGTTCAATTGGGAAAAGTATTGGCCAATAAGCTGATCACGGCATTTGCTGCCAAGCGACAGCAGCGAAAAGAGCTTTCATCCTTTCCTCTTGGTGAAGCTTACTTGCAACATTTAGATCATTTTCATTAA
- the trmB gene encoding tRNA (guanosine(46)-N7)-methyltransferase TrmB: MKPADLKSPFRWEQRQIIIEDRVWYVPDQHLSDKQFEFPGWKHEQTFSQDQPVYVEYCSGNGAWIADKAQQELHCNWVAIERKFERARKIWSKIKNHELNNLLVVCGEGYKATQSFFPSESVDAAFINFPDPWPKKRHAKHRIVHPAFVQEVHRILKQGKTFTLVTDDEAYSEIMIEVMCQNPGFESVFEAPYFVSEYSGYGSSYFEELWREKGKMIRYHVFRKL; encoded by the coding sequence ATGAAGCCAGCAGACTTAAAATCTCCTTTTAGATGGGAACAAAGACAAATTATTATTGAAGACCGTGTTTGGTACGTACCAGACCAGCACCTTTCAGACAAGCAGTTTGAATTTCCTGGTTGGAAGCATGAGCAGACGTTTTCTCAAGATCAACCCGTATATGTTGAGTATTGCAGTGGTAACGGAGCTTGGATTGCCGACAAGGCTCAACAGGAACTGCATTGCAACTGGGTAGCGATTGAGCGTAAGTTTGAGCGTGCCCGCAAGATCTGGTCTAAAATTAAAAATCATGAATTGAACAATTTATTAGTGGTTTGCGGCGAAGGATATAAGGCTACGCAATCTTTTTTTCCAAGTGAAAGCGTGGATGCGGCCTTTATCAATTTTCCCGATCCATGGCCAAAAAAGAGGCATGCAAAGCACCGCATTGTGCATCCTGCCTTTGTTCAAGAAGTTCACCGCATTTTGAAACAAGGGAAAACATTTACCCTTGTGACCGATGATGAGGCCTATTCAGAGATCATGATAGAGGTCATGTGTCAGAATCCGGGTTTTGAGTCTGTTTTTGAAGCCCCTTATTTTGTTTCTGAATATTCAGGCTATGGTTCTTCTTATTTTGAGGAATTATGGCGGGAAAAAGGAAAAATGATTCGTTATCACGTTTTTCGGAAACTTTAA
- a CDS encoding methionyl aminopeptidase, whose protein sequence is MGRNDACWCGSGQKWKKCHFPQIEPQTHKSKSSLDIRREYFRQHHIIIKDEKQIVGIRAASQLAAHILDATCAMAKAGVSTQELNEFAHRLHKEAGALPAPLHYGNPPFPKSICTSLNEVICHGIPNHTPLKEGDILNIDVTSILNGYYGDCSRMVTIGAISAEKQLVTDVSYECLMRAIAILKPGIPVSQIGDTIESYATSQNCSVVNQFVGHGVGVEFHEGPQVPHNRNQNSILLVPGMTFTIEPMINAGVREAIIDPIDHWTARTKDGKASAQWEHTLLITDDAYEILTPWKR, encoded by the coding sequence ATCGGAAGAAATGATGCTTGTTGGTGCGGAAGTGGTCAAAAATGGAAGAAATGTCATTTTCCTCAAATAGAACCTCAAACTCACAAATCAAAATCATCACTGGACATTCGTCGGGAGTATTTTCGGCAACACCACATCATCATTAAAGATGAGAAACAAATAGTTGGTATCCGCGCGGCCAGCCAATTAGCTGCCCATATTTTAGACGCGACCTGTGCGATGGCAAAAGCGGGAGTTTCGACGCAAGAACTCAATGAGTTCGCTCATCGCCTTCATAAAGAAGCCGGTGCCCTGCCAGCTCCCCTGCATTATGGCAATCCCCCTTTCCCCAAGAGCATCTGCACCTCATTAAATGAAGTCATTTGCCACGGAATTCCCAATCACACTCCGCTGAAAGAGGGAGATATCCTGAATATCGATGTCACAAGCATTTTAAACGGCTATTATGGCGACTGCAGCCGCATGGTCACGATTGGTGCAATTTCAGCCGAAAAGCAGCTGGTCACTGATGTTTCATACGAATGCCTCATGAGGGCAATCGCTATCTTAAAACCTGGCATTCCCGTCTCTCAAATTGGCGACACCATTGAAAGTTACGCAACTTCACAAAATTGTTCCGTCGTCAATCAATTTGTGGGACATGGAGTCGGAGTTGAATTTCACGAAGGTCCACAGGTTCCCCATAACCGCAATCAGAACTCCATTTTACTAGTTCCCGGTATGACATTTACCATTGAACCGATGATCAATGCCGGCGTTCGCGAAGCCATCATCGATCCAATTGACCACTGGACAGCGCGCACAAAAGATGGTAAAGCCAGCGCGCAATGGGAACATACTTTGCTCATTACAGATGACGCATATGAGATCTTGACCCCGTGGAAGCGGTAA